Proteins found in one Planctomycetia bacterium genomic segment:
- the ilvE gene encoding branched-chain-amino-acid transaminase: protein MSLKIFINGQLFDKDDAKISVYDHGLLYGDGVFEGLRSYSGRVFRMEQHLRRLWDSAKAIWLEIPMSREAMAAAINETLRANKLTDAYIRLIVTRGAGSLGLDPNRTSHPQVIIITDKIQLYPEELYEKGLEIVTVNTQRNHPAALSPRIKSLNYLNNILAKIEGLQAGCIEALMLNHKGEVAECTGDNIFLVRDGVLSTPPKEAGILEGVTREAVMELATQAGIQVREIPLTKHDVYIADECFLTGTAAEVIPVVKVDSRVIGAGTPGKMTRDLKQRFHRLARE from the coding sequence ATGTCGCTGAAGATTTTCATCAACGGTCAATTGTTCGATAAAGACGACGCCAAGATCAGCGTCTACGACCACGGGCTGCTCTACGGGGACGGCGTTTTCGAGGGCCTGCGCAGCTACAGCGGCCGGGTCTTCCGCATGGAGCAGCATCTCCGCCGCCTGTGGGATTCCGCCAAGGCGATCTGGCTGGAAATCCCCATGAGCCGCGAGGCGATGGCCGCCGCGATCAACGAGACATTGCGGGCCAACAAGCTGACCGACGCTTACATCCGCCTGATCGTCACGCGTGGCGCCGGCTCCCTGGGACTCGACCCGAATCGCACCAGCCACCCGCAGGTGATCATCATCACCGACAAGATTCAGCTCTACCCCGAGGAGCTGTACGAAAAGGGCCTGGAGATCGTCACGGTCAACACGCAGCGCAATCACCCGGCGGCGCTCAGCCCGCGGATCAAGTCGCTTAACTACTTGAATAATATCCTGGCCAAGATCGAAGGCCTGCAGGCCGGCTGCATCGAGGCCTTGATGTTGAACCACAAAGGCGAAGTCGCCGAATGCACCGGCGACAATATCTTCCTGGTCCGCGACGGCGTGCTCTCCACGCCGCCGAAAGAAGCCGGCATCCTGGAAGGCGTGACGCGTGAAGCCGTCATGGAGCTCGCCACGCAGGCCGGTATCCAGGTCCGCGAGATTCCGCTCACCAAGCACGATGTCTACATCGCTGACGAATGTTTTCTCACCGGCACCGCGGCGGAAGTGATTCCTGTCGTGAAGGTAGACAGCCGCGTGATCGGGGCCGGCACGCCCGGCAAAATGACCCGCGACTTGAAGCAGCGGTTCCACCGGTTGGCGCGCGAATAG
- a CDS encoding GNAT family N-acetyltransferase yields MCAVSSTLGMADRTMAAGKTKAKLLDLEECDRPTAGGLEPAATLPLAPFVWGKLEHLPESPVIVEGRAADHPAVQCFLGEAFHGVQRDAFVASLEDPFYEPRDRLLVKRGTQILGHATLAHRVQRWGERRIPCSELRRVATAPCSRKLGVASALMETAERRIREDGSELAVLSTQIPHFFRRFNYAVCGRSNTWQMAAQQVLAALPEAAWRSDGHAKITTRPWRQIELPALMRIYRTALDGVHGPLERTEAYWRWLISRQQFDRIYVAISGRDRCELQRDESDAEQSPIVGYAVIREDCVLELLTLPGQTAAAEQLLARAAAETIELDRQVVTVHAPPMHSLNAIFHRAGGLRQYQEYWQGAVTMVKLLAPAKFLHSLRDSLHERARAVGQTAPWDLTLAVEDTRYQLSGTRRTVKVQEGAGSAKRRGLSMNRTDFTRLALGHLDLRGAHAAGRIRASSGAALELAAALFPALPLWTPPWDGLGL; encoded by the coding sequence ATGTGCGCCGTTTCCTCGACGTTAGGAATGGCCGACCGCACGATGGCGGCCGGTAAAACAAAGGCGAAACTCCTCGATCTTGAGGAGTGCGATCGACCCACCGCTGGTGGCCTAGAGCCTGCGGCGACGTTGCCACTCGCACCATTCGTCTGGGGCAAGCTCGAACACCTGCCCGAGTCGCCCGTGATTGTCGAAGGGCGCGCGGCCGATCACCCTGCCGTGCAATGCTTCCTCGGCGAGGCGTTTCACGGCGTCCAGCGCGACGCCTTCGTGGCTTCGCTGGAAGATCCGTTCTACGAGCCGCGCGATCGGCTGCTCGTCAAACGCGGAACGCAAATTCTCGGGCACGCCACGCTCGCGCATCGCGTCCAGCGCTGGGGCGAGCGCCGCATTCCTTGCTCCGAATTGCGGCGCGTGGCCACGGCCCCATGTTCGCGCAAACTCGGCGTGGCCAGCGCGCTGATGGAAACCGCCGAGCGCCGCATTCGCGAAGATGGGTCCGAACTGGCGGTGCTTTCCACGCAAATTCCGCATTTCTTCCGCCGTTTCAACTATGCGGTTTGTGGACGCTCCAACACCTGGCAAATGGCGGCGCAACAGGTGCTGGCCGCCTTGCCGGAAGCGGCGTGGCGTTCCGATGGGCATGCGAAGATCACCACGCGACCGTGGCGGCAAATCGAATTGCCGGCGTTGATGCGGATCTATCGGACAGCGCTCGACGGCGTCCACGGCCCGCTGGAGCGAACCGAAGCCTATTGGCGCTGGCTCATCAGCCGGCAGCAGTTCGATCGCATCTACGTCGCGATCTCCGGGCGCGATCGTTGCGAATTGCAACGCGACGAGTCGGACGCAGAACAATCGCCGATCGTCGGGTACGCCGTGATTCGCGAGGACTGCGTGCTGGAATTGCTCACGCTGCCCGGCCAAACCGCCGCGGCGGAGCAATTGCTCGCCCGCGCGGCGGCGGAGACGATCGAACTGGATCGCCAGGTCGTCACGGTCCACGCCCCGCCCATGCATTCGCTGAATGCGATCTTCCACCGCGCCGGCGGCCTGCGGCAGTATCAGGAGTACTGGCAAGGCGCGGTGACGATGGTCAAGTTGCTCGCACCGGCGAAGTTTCTCCATTCCCTGCGCGATTCGCTCCACGAACGCGCGCGGGCTGTCGGCCAAACGGCCCCGTGGGATTTGACGCTCGCGGTCGAAGATACGCGTTACCAATTGAGCGGTACGCGTCGCACGGTAAAAGTGCAAGAAGGCGCCGGCTCGGCCAAGCGCCGCGGGCTCTCGATGAATCGCACCGATTTCACCCGCCTGGCGCTCGGGCATCTCGATCTCCGCGGCGCACACGCCGCGGGCCGCATCCGGGCGTCATCTGGCGCGGCGTTGGAACTCGCCGCCGCGCTCTTCCCAGCGTTGCCGCTGTGGACGCCGCCTTGGGATGGCTTGGGGCTGTAG